The following are encoded in a window of Panicum virgatum strain AP13 chromosome 5N, P.virgatum_v5, whole genome shotgun sequence genomic DNA:
- the LOC120672195 gene encoding exopolygalacturonase-like, whose protein sequence is MASANNALRLFFILTVVCAARAAPAPGGAAKATGGAGESFDITKLGATSDGKTDSTKALQDAWTSACRATGSATVFIPKGDYLIGPLNFSGPCKAAITIQLDGTLLGSNDLAKYKASWIEVSHVENIVISGPGTLDGQGTAVYPKGKTPMDSKALPNTLVLFYVTNATVSGIRLLNAKFFHINIDTSKDITVKDVSITAPADVENTDGVHVGGSSKVSITNATIGTGDDCVSIGPGSSGVTVTGITCGPGQGISVGCLGRYKDEKDVTDVTVKDCVLKGTTNGVRIKSYEDAESVLTASHLTFENIRMEEVANPIIIDQYYCPEKVCPGKRSNSSNVSVKDVTFRNITGTSSTPEAISLLCSDAQPCSGVQLVDVNVEYAGKNNKTMAVCSNAKGTAKGSLEALACLV, encoded by the exons ATGGCTTCCGCAAACAATGCTCTCAGATTGTTCTTCATCCTGACGGTCGTATGCGCAGCGAGGGCAGCCCCTGCGCCGGGAGGCGCCGCCAAGGCAACCGGTGGAGCCGGCGAGTCCTTCGACATCACCAAGCTCGGCGCCACAAGCGACGGCAAGACAGACTCCACAAAG GCGCTGCAGGACGCGTGGACGTCCGCGTGCCGGGCGACCGGGAGCGCGACGGTGTTCATCCCCAAGGGCGATTACCTGATCGGGCCCCTAAACTTCAGCGGGCCGTGCAAGGCCGCCATCACCATCCAGCTCGACGGCACCCTGCTGGGCTCCAATGACCTGGCCAAGTACAAGGCGAGCTGGATCGAGGTGTCGCACGTCGAGAACATCGTCATCTCCGGGCCGGGCACCCTGGACGGCCAGGGCACCGCCGTGTATCCCAAGGGCAAGACACCTATGGACAGCAAGGCGCTGCCCAAT ACACTGGTGCTGTTCTACGTGACCAACGCCACCGTCTCCGGCATCAGGCTACTCAACGCCAAGTTCTTCCACATCAACATTGACACGTCCAAGGACATCACCGTGAAGGACGTTAGCATCACCGCGCCCGCGGACGTCGAGAACACGGACGGCGTCCACGTCGGAGGCTCCTCCAAGGTGAGCATCACCAACGCGACCATCGGCACCGGCGACGACTGCGTCTCCATCGGCCCCGGGAGCTCGGGCGTGACGGTGACCGGCATCACCTGCGGCCCCGGGCAGGGCATCAGCGTTGGCTGCCTCGGCCGCTACAAGGACGAGAAGGACGTGACCGACGTCACGGTGAAGGACTGCGTGTTGAAGGGCACCACTAACGGCGTGCGCATCAAGTCGTATGAGGACGCGGAGTCGGTGCTGACGGCGTCCCACCTCACCTTCGAGAACAtcaggatggaggaggtggccaACCCCATCATCATCGACCAGTACTACTGCCCCGAGAAGGTGTGCCCGGGCAAGCGCAGTAACTCCTCCAATGTCTCAGTCAAGGACGTTACGTTCCGCAACATCACCGGCACCTCGTCCACGCCCGAGGCCATCAGCCTGCTCTGCTCGGACGCGCAGCCGTGCAGCGGCGTCCAGCTCGTCGACGTCAATGTCGAGTACGCCGGCAAGAACAACAAGACCATGGCGGTGTGCAGCAACGCCAAGGGCACCGCCAAGGGCAGCCTCGAGGCCCTGGCTTGCCTTGTCTAG
- the LOC120672501 gene encoding protein RGF1 INDUCIBLE TRANSCRIPTION FACTOR 1-like has translation MKREMVPPWLELLLATQFFTTCPNHLLASRNECNLFCIQCEATPAAFCNYCRSSDHSTHRVIQIRRSSYHDVVRVSEIEDILDISVVQTYIINSARVVFLNEHPQQRNYGVSKTTSSSTHNCEICGRALLDAFRFCSLGCNLKGIQNDMNMAATIESSPQCCGKADVRKSDDGSGTTSDKDSCNENNEEEPPPKKIARHRRKGIPQRAPFF, from the exons atgaaaagagagatggtGCCTCCATGGCTAGAGCTACTACTTGCAACACAATTCTTTACcacttgtccaaaccatcttcTTGCCAGTCGTAATGAATGTAACCTATTTTGCATCCAATGTGAGGCAACACCAGCTGCTTTCTGC aactATTGCCGTTCAAGTGATCACTCCACCCATCGTGTAATCCAG ATAAGGCGATCATCCTACCATGATGTTGTGAGAGTTTCAGAGATTGAGGACATTCTCGATATTAGTGTTGTGCAAACATACATAATCAATAGTGCAAGGGTTGTATTCTTGAATGAGCATCCACAACAACGTAACTATGGTGTCTCTAAGACAACTTCATCTTCAACACATAACTGTGAGATATGTGGCCGTGCTCTACTTGATGCATTCCGCTTCTGCTCTCTTGGCTGCAAT CTcaaaggcatacaaaatgaCATGAATATGGCAGCTACGATTGAAAGCAGTCCTCAGTGTTGCGGAAAGGCTGACGTACGTAAGAGTGATGATGGTTCAGGTACTACTAGTGACAAAGATAGCTGCAATGAAAACAATGAAGAAGAACCACCACCAAAAAAGATTGCTCGTCACCGACGCAAGGGAATTCCCCAACGTGCTCCATTCTTCTAA